A region from the Desulfoglaeba alkanexedens ALDC genome encodes:
- a CDS encoding bifunctional 5,10-methylenetetrahydrofolate dehydrogenase/5,10-methenyltetrahydrofolate cyclohydrolase: MAAKLIKGAEVAKEIRAELQQEVQQMKEKHGVEPGLVTILVGENPASQSYVRAKQKAAHDLGFYSVQDNQPADLSEEKLLALIDQYNKDPKIDGILVQLPLPKHIDENKILYAIDPGKDVDAFHPFNVGKLMIGQPDYLPCTPAGIQELLVRSGTETSGAEVVVVGRSNIVGKPIAVMLMQKGKGANATVTVCHTRTRDVQFHTKRADILIVAAGVTEYVKGSWVKPGAVVIDVGVNEVGKTADGKRILKGDVAFDEVAEVASAITPVPGGVGPMTITMLMKNTVRACKVHHNIKD, translated from the coding sequence ATGGCTGCCAAACTGATCAAAGGCGCTGAAGTGGCCAAGGAAATCCGGGCCGAATTGCAGCAGGAAGTTCAGCAGATGAAGGAAAAGCATGGGGTCGAACCCGGACTCGTGACCATCCTGGTCGGAGAAAATCCGGCGTCCCAAAGCTATGTCCGAGCCAAGCAAAAGGCCGCCCACGATCTGGGCTTCTATTCCGTCCAGGACAACCAGCCGGCGGATCTGAGCGAAGAGAAACTGCTGGCCCTCATCGATCAGTACAACAAGGACCCTAAGATCGACGGCATCCTGGTTCAGCTCCCGCTCCCCAAGCATATCGACGAAAACAAGATCCTCTACGCCATCGATCCTGGAAAAGATGTGGACGCCTTTCATCCGTTCAACGTGGGCAAACTCATGATCGGCCAGCCTGACTACCTCCCCTGCACCCCGGCGGGTATCCAGGAGCTTCTGGTCCGCTCCGGAACGGAAACCTCGGGTGCGGAAGTGGTGGTGGTGGGCCGGTCGAACATCGTCGGGAAGCCCATCGCGGTGATGCTCATGCAGAAAGGCAAGGGCGCCAATGCCACGGTGACCGTATGCCACACGCGGACCAGGGACGTTCAGTTCCACACCAAGCGGGCCGATATCCTCATCGTGGCCGCGGGCGTTACGGAATACGTTAAAGGAAGCTGGGTGAAGCCCGGTGCGGTGGTGATCGACGTGGGGGTGAACGAAGTGGGGAAGACCGCCGACGGCAAGCGCATCCTCAAGGGCGACGTGGCTTTCGATGAAGTGGCCGAGGTGGCCAGTGCCATCACACCGGTCCCCGGCGGTGTGGGCCCTATGACCATCACCATGCTGATGAAAAACACCGTCCGCGCGTGTAAAGTGCACCACAACATCAAAGACTGA
- a CDS encoding hydrogenase iron-sulfur subunit: protein MSQFEPKIVAFCCSNCASAAAQVSEKMGLHLPENVRIIQLPCTGRLDTLHILKALESGADGVYVAGCQPDSCQFKHGVEKAQKKVKQVQGILAELGMETERVALYNMSAGKGQLFIEAALEMVEKIRALGPSPVKG from the coding sequence ATGAGCCAATTTGAACCGAAAATCGTCGCATTCTGCTGCTCGAACTGCGCTTCCGCGGCGGCGCAGGTTTCCGAGAAGATGGGGCTTCATCTTCCCGAAAACGTCCGGATCATCCAGTTGCCCTGCACCGGCCGTCTCGACACCCTGCACATCCTCAAGGCGCTCGAATCCGGGGCCGACGGGGTCTACGTGGCCGGATGTCAGCCCGACAGCTGCCAATTCAAGCACGGGGTCGAGAAGGCGCAGAAAAAAGTGAAACAGGTTCAGGGCATCCTTGCCGAGCTGGGCATGGAAACCGAGCGCGTGGCCCTCTACAACATGTCGGCCGGAAAAGGGCAGCTTTTCATCGAAGCGGCCTTGGAGATGGTCGAAAAGATCCGAGCTCTGGGTCCGAGCCCTGTGAAAGGGTGA